Proteins from one Mastacembelus armatus chromosome 16, fMasArm1.2, whole genome shotgun sequence genomic window:
- the rims2a gene encoding regulating synaptic membrane exocytosis protein 4 isoform X5, with product MGRQGHDTSAPAPGMRIQRSQSKISLSASFEALAVYFPCMNSFDEEDGEAGGKKLRSTIQRSTETGLAVEMRSRMTRQASRESTDGSMNSYSSEGNLIFPGVRLSSDAQFSDFLDGLGPAQLVGRQTLATPPMGDIQIGMVEKKGALEVEVIRARGLVGKPGSKALPAPYVKVYLLENGVCIAKKKTKVARKTLDPLYQQQLPFEESPGGKVLQVIVWGDYGRMDHKSFMGAVQILLDELDLSNMVIGWFKLFPPSSLVDPTLAPLTRRASQSSLDSFSRS from the exons ATGGGTAGGCAGGGCCACGATACCTCTGCTCCAGCTCCTGGGATGCGTATCCAGCGCTCCCAGAGCAAGATAAGTCTGTCTGCATCATTTGAAGCACTGGCTGTTTATTTCCCCTGCATGAACTCCTTCGATGAGGAGGATGGAG AAGCGGGAGGTAAGAAGTTGCGCAGCACTATCCAGAGGAGTACAGAGACGGGACTGGCGGTGGAGATGAGGAGCAGGATGACTCGGCAGGCCAGCCGGGAGTCCACGGACGGCAGCATGAACAGCTACAGCTCCGAGGGAAA TCTCATCTTCCCTGGTGTGAGGCTGTCCTCAGACGCCCAGTTCAGTGACTTCCTGGATGGACTGGGTCCTGCCCAGCTGGTTGGACGACAGACCTTGGCCACTCCACCTATGG GCGACATCCAAATCGGCATGGTTGAGAAGAAAGGAGCGCTGGAGGTGGAGGTCATCAGAGCCCGTGGCCTTGTGGGAAAACCAGGTTCCAAGGCACTGCCAG CACCATACGTTAAGGTCTACCTTTTGGAAAACGGCGTCTGCAtagccaaaaagaaaacaaaagtagCAAGAAAAACGTTGGATCCTCTTTACCAGCAGCAACTGCCGTTTGAGGAGAGTCCAGGAGGGAAGGTTTTACAG GTCATCGTATGGGGCGACTATGGACGTATGGACCATAAATCATTCATGGGAGCAGTTCAGATACTGTTAGACGAGCTGGACCTGTCCAACATGGTGATTGGCTGGTTCAAGCTCTTTCCTCCTTCCTCATTGGTGGACCCTACTCTGGCCCCACTGACAAGAAGAGCTTCCCAATCCTCACTGGACAGTTTTTCTCGATCATAG
- the dcstamp gene encoding dendritic cell-specific transmembrane protein: MLLSWIVTRQSLKDVAFLAVDVFTTGKRDGFQGTVVLLFTCCFSSFLLSSLLFLYLFFTLDYETALAGGIAGSFGALLTVALFLSKRVRCLGTLFVISIFMKKSRNLLLTAGTSLVILKNIRNTLENLSGLVRSMTCNLKAKKASIAAPFRSYVEMLKWIGNMLKGITDLGIVNLDSKLQVSLESEKLKEQLTEAEQKLNETVKYAQSLMKTVSSVTDRMFPAISFLVLMMFIALHIKKYRNNMKYENRFISSRFVHFDEKEKAEGRPHVLPLTPEERKLYPSVPSTHTTSRERKAVLKFGFPIVSHVVAWVIFITVDALLYCFIQIVTTKLSELEPLHVPLLLSIKGIATLIGITLNSHQNDFSYTVTLFEKKCLPEPKLLLYNSVFPLAAILLTLLIMALMAAKVAQLRLMVCERFFSTAAEERVKYLHAKILRKRLKQMKEENDCSLTSLIAKPHFWCPLLFRPKEDPQIIV, translated from the exons ATGCTACTCTCATGGATTGTGACAAGGCAAAGCCTTAAGGATGTTGCTTTTCTGGCTGTGGATGTTTTCACAACTGGTAAAAGGGATGGCTTTCAAGGAACtgtcgtcctcctcttcacctgtTGCTTCTCCAGCTTCCTGCTCAGTTCCCTGCTCTTCCTGTACCTCTTCTTCACCCTGGACTATGAGACAGCGCTGGCTGGAGGGATTGCTGGCAGCTTTGGGGCATTACTTACTGTTGCTCTGTTCTTATCAAAAAGAGTTCGATGCTTAGGGACTCTGTTTGTGATCTCTATTTTCATGAAGAAGAGTCGGAACTTGCTGCTGACTGCAGGGACCAGTTTAGTGATTCTTAAAAATATCCGCAACACCTTGGAGAACCTCTCAGGTCTGGTCAGGAGCATGACTTGCAACCTGAAGGCAAAGAAAGCATCCATTGCTGCCCCTTTTAGGAGCTATGTCGAGATGTTAAAGTGGATAGGAAACATGCTCAAAGGGATCACGGACCTAGGAATAGTGAACCTTGACTCCAAGCTCCAGGTTTCACTGGAATCAGAAAAACTCAAGGAGCAACTCACTGAAGCAGAGCAGAAACTGAATGAGACTGTAAAATATGCACAGTCGCTCATGAAAACAGTCTCCTCTGTGACAGACAGAATGTTTCCTGCCATCAGCTTCCTCGTGCTCATGATGTTTATTGCCttgcacataaaaaaatacCGCAACAACATGAAATACGAAAACAGGTTCATAAGCAGcagatttgttcattttgacGAGAAGGAAAAAGCAGAAGGAAGGCCCCATGTACTCCCCTTGACACCAGAGGAGAGGAAGTTATACCCCTCTGTCCCCTCCACCCACACCAccagcagagagaggaaagcTGTGCTGAAGTTTGGCTTTCCAATCGTCTCCCATGTGGTAGCTTGGGTCATATTTATAACTGTGGATGCCTTATTGTACTGTTTTATTCAAATTGTGACAACAAAGTTATCAGAGCTGGAGCCACTCCATGTCCCCTTGTTATTGAGCATCAAA gggaTTGCCACTTTAATTGGAATTACATTAAATAGTCATCAAAATGATTTTTCCTACACTGTGACCTTGTTCGAGAAGAAGTGCCTTCCTGAACCCAAGCTGCTGTTGTATAACTCTGTGTTTCCACTGGCTGCCATTCTGCTTACCCTGCTCATTATGGCGCTGATGGCTGCCAAAGTGGCCCAGCTCAGACTGATGGTCTGTGAGCGGTTCTTCTCCACCGCGGCCGAAGAGAGAGTGAAGTACCTGCACGCCAAAATCCTCAGGAAGAGATTAAAGCAAATGAAGGAGGAAAATGATTGCAGCCTCACATCACTAATTGCAAAG cCACATTTCTGGTGCCCACTGCTCTTTCGACCCAAAGAGGATCCACAGATTATTGTCTGA
- the dpys gene encoding dihydropyrimidinase isoform X2: MEASGILIKGGKVVNEDCSVISDIYIKNGKIVEVGRDLQIPAGVRVIDATDKLVIPGGIDTHTHMELEFMGTTTVDDFHIGTKAALAGGTTMILDFVIPQKGKSLLEAYHCLRRTADPKVCCDYSVHVAVTWWSDEIKKEMEILAKEKGVNSFKMFMAYKGMFMLQDSELYAAFSQCKEIGAIAQVHAENGDLIAEGAKKMLSMGIRGPEGHELCRPEEVEAEATQRAITIAHAVNCPLYVVHVMSKSAAKVVSDARRQGHVVFGEPIAAGLGTDGTHYWHKEWAHAAGFVMGPPLRPDPSTPGDDLSVTGTDNCTFSVCQKALGKDDFTKIPNGVNGVEDRMSVIWEKGVQSGKMDENRFVAVTSSNAAKIFNFYPQKGRIAKNSDADVVIWDPKLTRKISAKTHHQAVDYNIFEGMECHGVPVITISRGKVVYEEGRLNVSPGHGRFIHRTPFSEFVYKRIKQREQVGKPTAVIRKPYEGKVISV, from the exons ATGGAGGCCAGTGGGATCCTGATAAAAGGAGGTAAAGTTGTGAATGAAGACTGCTCTGTGATCAGCGACATCTACATTAAAAATGGGAAAATAGTTGAGGTTGGACGGGATCTTCAGATCCCAGCGGGGGTGCGAGTCATTGATGCCACCGATAAATTGGTGATCCCGGGAGGCATcgatacgcacacacacatggagcTGGAGTTCATGGGCACCACGACTGTGGATGACTTTCATATCGGCACTAAG GCTGCTCTGGCAGGAGGGACCACAATGATCCTGGACTTCGTCATCCCTCAAAAAGGCAAATCTCTTCTGGAGGCCTACCATTGTTTGCGTAGGACAGCTGACCCCAAAGTTTGCTGTGACTACTCGGTACATGTCGCTGTCACATGGTGGAGTGACGAG atcaagaaagagatggagattCTGGCCAAAGAGAAAGGAGTAAACTCCTTCAAGATGTTTATGGCCTATAAAGGCATGTTCATGCTGCAGGACTCTGAGCTTTATGCTGCCTTCTCCCAGTGTAAGGAGATCGGAGCTATAGCTCAGGTGCATGCTGAGAATGGAGACCTGATTGCAGAG GGGGCTAAGAAGATGCTGTCCATGGGCATTAGGGGCCCCGAGGGCCACGAGCTGTGTCGACCGGAGGAGGTGGAGGCTGAGGCCACCCAGAGAGCCATCACCATCGCTCACGCTGTTAACTGCCCACTGTATGTGGTCCACGTCATGAGCAAATCCGCTGCCAAGGTGGTGTCTGATGCACGCAGACAGG GCCATGTGGTGTTTGGGGAGCCCATAGCAGCTGGGCTGGGCACAGACGGTACCCACTACTGGCACAAAGAATGGGCGCATGCTGCTGGCTTTGTTATGGGTCCTCCCCTAAGACCTGATCCCAGCACCCCTGG TGATGATCTGAGTGTGACGGGAACAGACAACTGCACCTTCTCTGTGTGCCAGAAAGCTCTGGGCAAAGATGATTTCACCAAGATCCCTAACGGAGTGAATGGTGTGGAGGACAGGATGTCTGTGATCTGGGAGAAAGGAGTG CAAAGTGGAAAAATGGACGAGAATCGATTTGTAGCTGTCACCAGCAGCAACGCAGCAAAAATATTCAACTTCTATCCGCAGAAAGGCCGTATTGCCAAGAACTCAGATGCTGATGTGGTTATATGGGACCCCAAGTTGACAAG GAAGATATCAGCCAAGACCCACCACCAGGCTGTGGACTACAATATCTTTGAGGGCATGGAGTGCCACGGTGTCCCTGTCATCACCATCTCCAGAGGCAAAGTGGTCTATGAGGAAGGGAGGTTGAATGTGTCGCCAGGACATGGCAGATTCATCCACAGAACACCCTTCTCTGAGTTTGTTTACAAAAGAATCAAACAAAGGGAACAG GTGGGGAAACCTACAGCTGTGATCAGAAAGCCCTATGAAGGCAAAGTCATTTCAGTATGA
- the dpys gene encoding dihydropyrimidinase isoform X1, with product MEASGILIKGGKVVNEDCSVISDIYIKNGKIVEVGRDLQIPAGVRVIDATDKLVIPGGIDTHTHMELEFMGTTTVDDFHIGTKAALAGGTTMILDFVIPQKGKSLLEAYHCLRRTADPKVCCDYSVHVAVTWWSDEIKKEMEILAKEKGVNSFKMFMAYKGMFMLQDSELYAAFSQCKEIGAIAQVHAENGDLIAEGAKKMLSMGIRGPEGHELCRPEEVEAEATQRAITIAHAVNCPLYVVHVMSKSAAKVVSDARRQGHVVFGEPIAAGLGTDGTHYWHKEWAHAAGFVMGPPLRPDPSTPGYLMDLLANDDLSVTGTDNCTFSVCQKALGKDDFTKIPNGVNGVEDRMSVIWEKGVQSGKMDENRFVAVTSSNAAKIFNFYPQKGRIAKNSDADVVIWDPKLTRKISAKTHHQAVDYNIFEGMECHGVPVITISRGKVVYEEGRLNVSPGHGRFIHRTPFSEFVYKRIKQREQVGKPTAVIRKPYEGKVISV from the exons ATGGAGGCCAGTGGGATCCTGATAAAAGGAGGTAAAGTTGTGAATGAAGACTGCTCTGTGATCAGCGACATCTACATTAAAAATGGGAAAATAGTTGAGGTTGGACGGGATCTTCAGATCCCAGCGGGGGTGCGAGTCATTGATGCCACCGATAAATTGGTGATCCCGGGAGGCATcgatacgcacacacacatggagcTGGAGTTCATGGGCACCACGACTGTGGATGACTTTCATATCGGCACTAAG GCTGCTCTGGCAGGAGGGACCACAATGATCCTGGACTTCGTCATCCCTCAAAAAGGCAAATCTCTTCTGGAGGCCTACCATTGTTTGCGTAGGACAGCTGACCCCAAAGTTTGCTGTGACTACTCGGTACATGTCGCTGTCACATGGTGGAGTGACGAG atcaagaaagagatggagattCTGGCCAAAGAGAAAGGAGTAAACTCCTTCAAGATGTTTATGGCCTATAAAGGCATGTTCATGCTGCAGGACTCTGAGCTTTATGCTGCCTTCTCCCAGTGTAAGGAGATCGGAGCTATAGCTCAGGTGCATGCTGAGAATGGAGACCTGATTGCAGAG GGGGCTAAGAAGATGCTGTCCATGGGCATTAGGGGCCCCGAGGGCCACGAGCTGTGTCGACCGGAGGAGGTGGAGGCTGAGGCCACCCAGAGAGCCATCACCATCGCTCACGCTGTTAACTGCCCACTGTATGTGGTCCACGTCATGAGCAAATCCGCTGCCAAGGTGGTGTCTGATGCACGCAGACAGG GCCATGTGGTGTTTGGGGAGCCCATAGCAGCTGGGCTGGGCACAGACGGTACCCACTACTGGCACAAAGAATGGGCGCATGCTGCTGGCTTTGTTATGGGTCCTCCCCTAAGACCTGATCCCAGCACCCCTGGGTACCTTATGGACCTGCTGGCCAA TGATGATCTGAGTGTGACGGGAACAGACAACTGCACCTTCTCTGTGTGCCAGAAAGCTCTGGGCAAAGATGATTTCACCAAGATCCCTAACGGAGTGAATGGTGTGGAGGACAGGATGTCTGTGATCTGGGAGAAAGGAGTG CAAAGTGGAAAAATGGACGAGAATCGATTTGTAGCTGTCACCAGCAGCAACGCAGCAAAAATATTCAACTTCTATCCGCAGAAAGGCCGTATTGCCAAGAACTCAGATGCTGATGTGGTTATATGGGACCCCAAGTTGACAAG GAAGATATCAGCCAAGACCCACCACCAGGCTGTGGACTACAATATCTTTGAGGGCATGGAGTGCCACGGTGTCCCTGTCATCACCATCTCCAGAGGCAAAGTGGTCTATGAGGAAGGGAGGTTGAATGTGTCGCCAGGACATGGCAGATTCATCCACAGAACACCCTTCTCTGAGTTTGTTTACAAAAGAATCAAACAAAGGGAACAG GTGGGGAAACCTACAGCTGTGATCAGAAAGCCCTATGAAGGCAAAGTCATTTCAGTATGA